The following proteins are encoded in a genomic region of Nicotiana sylvestris chromosome 4, ASM39365v2, whole genome shotgun sequence:
- the LOC104211003 gene encoding uncharacterized protein isoform X2, which produces MEILWCRNVKGLEIDAPNLMSFKYIGPDILLPFQNFPQLSELTTGSQYCYSFIFNADKHESYSCKLRKLKLKAMRESWLTLHYPDNFPRPNNLRELELDLTLEAGESLLFFTFFIKAASLLSRFRARIIYIPALHKQYVGIGVRILERAAREATAGFVHKRLKVVKLIGFTGRRTDYKLALHLLEIGRGSLKKIILQPTNDSHGIKIKRVTLIEKRSKQLEAKLPPGAKLVMLYSFKFFLAYNFKYFLNY; this is translated from the exons ATGGAAATATTATGGTGTCGCAATGTCAAGGGTCTAGAGATTGATGCTCCAAATCTAATGTCTTTTAAATACATAGGACCTGATATACTTCTGCCTTTTCAAAATTTTCCGCAGTTATCTGAGCTAACAACTGGAAGTCAGTATtgttattcttttatttttaatgcTGACAAGCATGAAAGCTATTCCTGTAAGCTGAGGAAGCTTAAACTAAAG GCTATGAGGGAAAGTTGGCTCACATTACATTACCCTGATAATTTCCCTAGACCGAACAATCTAAGGGAGTTGGAATTGGACCTTACATTAGAAGCTGGTGAAAGCCTGCTCTTCTTCACTTTTTTTATCAAGGCAGCTTCTCTGCTGTCTAGATTCAGAGCCCGG ATAATATACATTCCAGCCTTACATAAGCAG TATGTCGGTATTGGTGTGCGTATCTTGGAACGTGCAGCTCGAGAGGCTACTGCCGGTTTTGTTCACAAACGTCTAAAGGTGGTGAAGTTAATCGGTTTTACAGGGCGTAGAACTGATTATAAGCTTGCGTTGCATTTGCTAGAAATTGGACGAGGCTCTCTTAAGAAGATCATCCTACAGCCTACAAATGACAGTCACGGCATCAAGATTAAGagagtgacattaatcgaaaagCGGAGCAAGCAGCTTGAAGCAAAGTTGCCTCCGGGGGCTAAACTGGTGATGCTATATAGTTTCAAATTCTTCTTGGCTTACAATTTCaagtattttttaaattattga
- the LOC104211003 gene encoding uncharacterized protein isoform X1 — protein sequence MEILWCRNVKGLEIDAPNLMSFKYIGPDILLPFQNFPQLSELTTGSQYCYSFIFNADKHESYSCKLRKLKLKVPREIAMRESWLTLHYPDNFPRPNNLRELELDLTLEAGESLLFFTFFIKAASLLSRFRARIIYIPALHKQYVGIGVRILERAAREATAGFVHKRLKVVKLIGFTGRRTDYKLALHLLEIGRGSLKKIILQPTNDSHGIKIKRVTLIEKRSKQLEAKLPPGAKLVMLYSFKFFLAYNFKYFLNY from the exons ATGGAAATATTATGGTGTCGCAATGTCAAGGGTCTAGAGATTGATGCTCCAAATCTAATGTCTTTTAAATACATAGGACCTGATATACTTCTGCCTTTTCAAAATTTTCCGCAGTTATCTGAGCTAACAACTGGAAGTCAGTATtgttattcttttatttttaatgcTGACAAGCATGAAAGCTATTCCTGTAAGCTGAGGAAGCTTAAACTAAAGGTGCCTCGTGAGATT GCTATGAGGGAAAGTTGGCTCACATTACATTACCCTGATAATTTCCCTAGACCGAACAATCTAAGGGAGTTGGAATTGGACCTTACATTAGAAGCTGGTGAAAGCCTGCTCTTCTTCACTTTTTTTATCAAGGCAGCTTCTCTGCTGTCTAGATTCAGAGCCCGG ATAATATACATTCCAGCCTTACATAAGCAG TATGTCGGTATTGGTGTGCGTATCTTGGAACGTGCAGCTCGAGAGGCTACTGCCGGTTTTGTTCACAAACGTCTAAAGGTGGTGAAGTTAATCGGTTTTACAGGGCGTAGAACTGATTATAAGCTTGCGTTGCATTTGCTAGAAATTGGACGAGGCTCTCTTAAGAAGATCATCCTACAGCCTACAAATGACAGTCACGGCATCAAGATTAAGagagtgacattaatcgaaaagCGGAGCAAGCAGCTTGAAGCAAAGTTGCCTCCGGGGGCTAAACTGGTGATGCTATATAGTTTCAAATTCTTCTTGGCTTACAATTTCaagtattttttaaattattga
- the LOC104211003 gene encoding uncharacterized protein isoform X3 → MKLLSELTTGSQYCYSFIFNADKHESYSCKLRKLKLKVPREIAMRESWLTLHYPDNFPRPNNLRELELDLTLEAGESLLFFTFFIKAASLLSRFRARIIYIPALHKQYVGIGVRILERAAREATAGFVHKRLKVVKLIGFTGRRTDYKLALHLLEIGRGSLKKIILQPTNDSHGIKIKRVTLIEKRSKQLEAKLPPGAKLVMLYSFKFFLAYNFKYFLNY, encoded by the exons ATGAAGTTG TTATCTGAGCTAACAACTGGAAGTCAGTATtgttattcttttatttttaatgcTGACAAGCATGAAAGCTATTCCTGTAAGCTGAGGAAGCTTAAACTAAAGGTGCCTCGTGAGATT GCTATGAGGGAAAGTTGGCTCACATTACATTACCCTGATAATTTCCCTAGACCGAACAATCTAAGGGAGTTGGAATTGGACCTTACATTAGAAGCTGGTGAAAGCCTGCTCTTCTTCACTTTTTTTATCAAGGCAGCTTCTCTGCTGTCTAGATTCAGAGCCCGG ATAATATACATTCCAGCCTTACATAAGCAG TATGTCGGTATTGGTGTGCGTATCTTGGAACGTGCAGCTCGAGAGGCTACTGCCGGTTTTGTTCACAAACGTCTAAAGGTGGTGAAGTTAATCGGTTTTACAGGGCGTAGAACTGATTATAAGCTTGCGTTGCATTTGCTAGAAATTGGACGAGGCTCTCTTAAGAAGATCATCCTACAGCCTACAAATGACAGTCACGGCATCAAGATTAAGagagtgacattaatcgaaaagCGGAGCAAGCAGCTTGAAGCAAAGTTGCCTCCGGGGGCTAAACTGGTGATGCTATATAGTTTCAAATTCTTCTTGGCTTACAATTTCaagtattttttaaattattga
- the LOC104211003 gene encoding uncharacterized protein isoform X4 produces MKLAMRESWLTLHYPDNFPRPNNLRELELDLTLEAGESLLFFTFFIKAASLLSRFRARIIYIPALHKQYVGIGVRILERAAREATAGFVHKRLKVVKLIGFTGRRTDYKLALHLLEIGRGSLKKIILQPTNDSHGIKIKRVTLIEKRSKQLEAKLPPGAKLVMLYSFKFFLAYNFKYFLNY; encoded by the exons ATGAAGTTG GCTATGAGGGAAAGTTGGCTCACATTACATTACCCTGATAATTTCCCTAGACCGAACAATCTAAGGGAGTTGGAATTGGACCTTACATTAGAAGCTGGTGAAAGCCTGCTCTTCTTCACTTTTTTTATCAAGGCAGCTTCTCTGCTGTCTAGATTCAGAGCCCGG ATAATATACATTCCAGCCTTACATAAGCAG TATGTCGGTATTGGTGTGCGTATCTTGGAACGTGCAGCTCGAGAGGCTACTGCCGGTTTTGTTCACAAACGTCTAAAGGTGGTGAAGTTAATCGGTTTTACAGGGCGTAGAACTGATTATAAGCTTGCGTTGCATTTGCTAGAAATTGGACGAGGCTCTCTTAAGAAGATCATCCTACAGCCTACAAATGACAGTCACGGCATCAAGATTAAGagagtgacattaatcgaaaagCGGAGCAAGCAGCTTGAAGCAAAGTTGCCTCCGGGGGCTAAACTGGTGATGCTATATAGTTTCAAATTCTTCTTGGCTTACAATTTCaagtattttttaaattattga